In Gimesia benthica, a single window of DNA contains:
- a CDS encoding AraC family transcriptional regulator → MQNRTAPQVAIFIETSKTFGREILQGISSYSRTHGPWSVYIDEWGPETSLPDWLNGWEGDGIIARVRSRQMAERLSAANVPVVDTLQQIPNLGLPGVYSDDTALARIAFEHLQDRHLRNFAFVGVERANWSLRRQQAFAEQAARQGASCEIYSPLSRRRFVESWNGGQEDLGDWLESLPKPVGLMAAHDLRALCVLDACRRRNIAVPEQVAVVGVDDDDVFCEAVDPPLTSIAHQAKAVGYQAAALLDRLMKGEQTEDSTILVPPRLLIPRRSTDTIAVDDPAIAAALEFIRHNACGKISVSLIARHVNLARRSLERRFTRLVGKTPHQIIAEERLRRARQLLIDTDFTLEQIAAMSGFSSAAYLSVIIRQHEDCTPTEFRMKAQH, encoded by the coding sequence ATGCAGAACCGTACCGCCCCCCAGGTGGCGATATTCATAGAAACGTCCAAAACTTTCGGTAGAGAAATCCTGCAGGGAATCTCCAGCTATTCGCGGACCCATGGGCCCTGGTCTGTCTACATTGATGAATGGGGACCAGAGACGTCGTTACCTGACTGGCTGAATGGCTGGGAGGGAGATGGCATCATTGCCCGCGTCCGTTCACGTCAGATGGCAGAGCGACTGTCAGCGGCCAATGTCCCCGTAGTCGACACTCTGCAGCAGATCCCCAACCTGGGTCTGCCCGGCGTTTACTCTGATGATACAGCTCTGGCCCGGATTGCCTTCGAACATTTACAGGATAGGCACCTCAGAAATTTTGCCTTTGTGGGTGTTGAACGGGCCAACTGGTCTCTTCGTCGGCAACAGGCATTTGCTGAACAGGCAGCGCGACAGGGTGCCAGTTGTGAAATTTACTCCCCGCTTTCCCGCAGAAGATTCGTGGAGAGTTGGAACGGAGGACAAGAGGATCTGGGCGACTGGCTGGAATCGCTTCCAAAGCCGGTCGGACTGATGGCAGCTCATGATCTGCGGGCGCTCTGTGTCCTGGATGCCTGCCGCCGGCGTAATATCGCGGTACCGGAACAGGTGGCTGTCGTGGGAGTGGACGATGACGATGTCTTCTGTGAGGCAGTTGACCCACCTCTGACCAGCATCGCCCATCAGGCCAAAGCGGTAGGTTACCAGGCTGCAGCGCTGCTTGATCGCCTGATGAAAGGAGAACAGACCGAAGATTCAACAATCCTGGTCCCTCCCCGCCTGCTGATTCCCCGCCGCTCCACTGATACCATCGCCGTCGATGACCCCGCAATCGCAGCAGCACTCGAATTTATCAGGCACAATGCGTGTGGGAAAATCAGTGTTTCACTGATTGCCCGCCACGTCAATCTGGCACGGCGTTCCCTGGAACGTCGCTTTACCAGACTGGTGGGAAAAACGCCGCACCAGATCATCGCGGAAGAACGTCTCCGGCGCGCCAGACAATTGCTGATTGACACTGATTTCACGCTCGAACAGATTGCAGCCATGTCTGGATTCTCCAGTGCCGCCTACCTGAGTGTGATCATCAGGCAGCATGAGGACTGTACTCCGACCGAGTTTCGAATGAAGGCGCAACATTAG
- a CDS encoding MarR family winged helix-turn-helix transcriptional regulator, with amino-acid sequence MAHSNLQEELKKKQPFDSLEQAAILNILRTSDIFHNQFGKLFREFGLTPSQYNVLRILRGEGKPMPSLEIAGRMVQVVPAITGLLDRLQAQDLVKRKRCTEDRRVVYIEITPKALKLLKQIDEPDLELHRKLIGHLSKNELNELSRLLEKARTSLVPAN; translated from the coding sequence ATGGCGCACAGCAATCTGCAAGAAGAGCTAAAAAAGAAACAACCTTTCGATTCTCTGGAACAGGCAGCCATTTTAAATATCCTGCGAACCAGCGATATTTTTCATAACCAGTTCGGTAAGCTGTTCCGGGAATTTGGCTTAACCCCTTCTCAGTATAATGTTTTACGCATTCTACGCGGAGAAGGTAAACCCATGCCTTCACTGGAAATTGCCGGTCGAATGGTACAGGTCGTTCCCGCCATCACCGGATTACTGGACCGACTGCAGGCTCAGGATCTGGTCAAACGCAAACGCTGCACGGAAGACCGGCGTGTGGTTTACATTGAAATCACACCGAAAGCACTCAAACTGCTCAAGCAGATCGATGAGCCGGATCTCGAATTGCACCGCAAATTGATCGGCCATTTGAGTAAAAATGAACTGAATGAGCTGTCCCGGCTTCTCGAGAAGGCCCGAACCTCGTTGGTTCCCGCCAACTAG
- a CDS encoding RNA polymerase sigma factor: MNYGTEWPSTHITLLNRVRLHTDAEAWREFVKIYGPLIYNYCRKKRLNDADAEDVCQEVFRQISTSLNSFEYNRKLGRFRSWLGTVTYHEICRFWKKNQRVQHQTGKSELEEFINKHPGEIDGVWSDEFCSHIYETALQTIRPQFDEKTWRAFELTWIQDSPTKAAAVELDVDPNWIYKAKFLVQQKLKEEIKRLSFDSVVFQK, encoded by the coding sequence ATGAACTACGGCACTGAATGGCCTTCGACACATATAACGCTGCTGAACCGTGTCCGCCTGCATACGGATGCGGAGGCGTGGCGGGAGTTTGTAAAAATCTACGGCCCCCTGATCTACAATTACTGCCGAAAAAAACGGCTGAATGACGCCGATGCCGAGGATGTCTGCCAGGAAGTCTTTCGCCAGATCAGCACATCCCTGAACTCATTTGAGTACAACAGAAAGCTGGGCCGTTTTCGTTCCTGGCTGGGTACCGTCACCTACCACGAAATCTGCCGGTTCTGGAAAAAGAACCAGCGGGTTCAACACCAGACGGGAAAAAGCGAACTGGAAGAGTTTATCAACAAACACCCGGGAGAAATCGATGGTGTCTGGTCTGATGAATTCTGCAGTCATATCTATGAAACCGCATTGCAGACAATCCGCCCGCAATTTGATGAAAAAACCTGGCGCGCGTTTGAACTCACCTGGATTCAGGATTCCCCTACCAAAGCAGCGGCGGTAGAATTGGACGTTGATCCGAACTGGATTTACAAAGCCAAGTTCCTGGTTCAACAGAAACTGAAAGAGGAAATCAAACGTCTTTCCTTTGACAGCGTCGTATTCCAGAAGTAA
- a CDS encoding protein kinase domain-containing protein yields MENCLSDNQIHQYLVHDLNGEDLQRYSEHLNECGSCQKRIEIQSEDDELKVWHNRHRQQTLDEPVEKHAFTDDRIDKLFRSTFSSIHNPGTSDNKTAEQSADIAASTSTLPDEAPIRTIGNYHLIEQIGKGGMGAVYRATHSHLKKQVVVKLILNNRVDDETQVQRFYREMEVIGSLDHANIVKATDAGEIDGTCFLVMEYLDGHDVKSILNAEKKIPLSSACYILRQVANGLQYIHNHQLIHRDIKPSNLFLTTDGQVKILDLGLAGLKQGECSDLTDSNCIMGSVYYMAPEQAQNVKNIDQRADIYSLGCAFYQMLTGRPPFKKTSQLETIIAHRETPPPHLRVPIPNIPPEIEDLFQSMMKKDPEERIQTMAEVVEILDHFLYQRSELPLSESSETRFTESQELKQLCTNARLSPAIEALQQTATTQYSQLGESAPLRKRMVSSSIFIACALGMAGAMIWLNNPKIADNQTIQTAGISTGIQSVINPELERKAAVWFLKHRCELLISGENTPISQVESLPDRDFSIIGIDFKPQPITPELLAPLKNLSRLEALNMYDCRITTGSLQSLENMGSLLKLDLHNTGITDADLAVVSSLKNLTNLSIHKNPKLTDQGLQHLSALQNLESVNLARLNTSDKGLQFLQTNPALNWLNLEDTKTSDASVPALKTLQSMDKLYLKNSNVTEQGFQEIKNSLQNARVLSY; encoded by the coding sequence ATGGAAAATTGCCTCTCGGATAATCAAATCCACCAATATCTGGTACATGACCTGAATGGCGAAGATTTACAGCGCTATTCTGAGCACCTCAATGAGTGCGGCAGTTGCCAGAAACGAATTGAGATCCAGTCAGAAGACGATGAGCTCAAAGTCTGGCATAACCGTCATCGGCAACAGACCCTGGATGAGCCTGTAGAGAAGCACGCTTTTACCGACGATCGGATCGACAAACTTTTTCGCTCCACATTTTCTTCCATCCACAACCCCGGCACCTCCGATAATAAGACAGCCGAACAATCGGCTGACATCGCAGCCTCTACATCGACACTGCCCGATGAAGCCCCCATCAGAACCATTGGGAATTACCATCTCATTGAACAGATTGGGAAAGGAGGCATGGGAGCCGTCTACCGTGCCACACATTCACATCTGAAAAAACAGGTCGTTGTGAAACTGATCCTGAATAATCGCGTCGATGACGAGACTCAGGTTCAACGGTTTTACCGGGAAATGGAAGTAATCGGCAGCCTGGATCATGCCAACATTGTCAAAGCTACCGATGCAGGAGAGATCGACGGGACCTGCTTTCTGGTGATGGAATACCTGGACGGCCACGATGTCAAATCCATCCTGAATGCGGAAAAAAAGATCCCTCTCTCATCCGCTTGTTACATCCTGAGACAGGTGGCAAATGGCCTGCAGTACATCCACAACCATCAGTTAATCCACAGGGACATCAAACCCTCCAACCTGTTTCTGACCACCGACGGGCAGGTCAAGATTCTTGACCTCGGACTGGCCGGATTGAAACAGGGGGAATGCAGCGACCTGACCGATAGTAACTGCATTATGGGCAGCGTCTATTACATGGCCCCGGAGCAGGCACAAAACGTCAAAAACATTGACCAGCGCGCAGACATTTACAGTCTGGGCTGCGCTTTCTATCAGATGCTCACTGGCCGGCCCCCATTCAAGAAGACATCGCAACTCGAAACGATTATCGCGCATCGCGAGACACCACCGCCACATCTGCGAGTTCCCATTCCGAACATCCCCCCTGAAATTGAAGATCTTTTTCAGTCCATGATGAAAAAAGATCCGGAAGAACGGATTCAGACTATGGCAGAAGTTGTGGAGATCCTCGACCACTTTCTGTATCAGCGATCGGAGCTACCACTCAGCGAATCTTCGGAAACCCGGTTCACCGAGTCTCAGGAACTGAAACAATTATGTACGAACGCAAGGCTCTCCCCTGCAATCGAAGCACTGCAACAAACGGCGACGACTCAATACAGTCAGTTGGGAGAATCCGCCCCTCTCCGAAAGAGAATGGTCAGTTCATCTATTTTCATCGCCTGTGCATTGGGAATGGCTGGTGCGATGATCTGGTTGAATAATCCCAAAATAGCAGACAACCAAACCATACAAACAGCCGGTATATCTACAGGGATTCAGTCCGTTATCAATCCGGAACTGGAAAGAAAAGCTGCAGTCTGGTTCCTCAAACATCGCTGCGAGCTACTGATCTCAGGTGAAAATACCCCCATCAGTCAAGTTGAATCGCTCCCTGATCGTGATTTTTCCATCATAGGAATTGATTTCAAACCCCAGCCCATCACTCCCGAACTGCTGGCTCCTCTCAAAAATCTCTCAAGACTCGAGGCACTCAATATGTATGACTGCCGGATCACTACCGGCTCACTACAGTCACTGGAAAATATGGGCTCTCTCTTGAAACTGGACCTGCATAATACAGGAATTACTGATGCTGACCTGGCAGTCGTCAGCAGCCTGAAAAATCTAACCAATCTCTCAATTCATAAAAATCCGAAATTAACTGATCAGGGATTACAACATCTCAGTGCCCTGCAGAACCTGGAATCAGTCAATCTGGCACGCTTAAATACTTCCGACAAAGGTCTGCAGTTTCTGCAAACAAATCCCGCTCTGAACTGGTTGAACCTGGAAGACACCAAAACCTCTGACGCCTCAGTCCCTGCCCTCAAAACGCTCCAAAGCATGGATAAGCTATACCTGAAAAATTCCAATGTTACAGAACAGGGTTTTCAGGAAATAAAAAACAGTCTGCAAAATGCAAGAGTTCTTTCATATTGA
- a CDS encoding glycosyltransferase family 2 protein, whose protein sequence is MVGNAVWPKSARVERLENQTKFQADPEQSLVSIVIAARNNGPFLAEAIESALNQSVDCEVIYVDDCSFDNSLIIAGQYQDRGLQVIRSQFHRGVCEARNRGASFAKGDYLLFLDGDDVLQADYVQKHLDAITPETPFIYGSAEAFGAFTTFWDAPEWDDGRLWLRNFVNTSALWNRHAFETAGGWRNKINTMWDWDLALRGARLGTPAKSQAVLLYRQHPGSWSANIQTKKEERQESMLPRIRQICTRLSVGSIISGRLVDYFPQWMSAVAQAVKLINTQEPVELVLLDNSNNPRTLEQIRREAYRYLNIFESIRVVPHPVKYHHTTERDRRNKVAQFMAHACNRLKAEMKGEIHWIIEDDILVPLEAGKELTENLMTGWVPPNAVSGCYRSRHVESQFVGGYFDEEHVVKAFKELGDKITSVDYCGTGCLMYWKDRTPKYWRSHYRDSPAHDWAWCAQLKRENGEILMLPSVHCGHVQTPENILY, encoded by the coding sequence ATGGTAGGTAATGCAGTCTGGCCAAAATCTGCGCGCGTAGAACGATTGGAAAATCAGACAAAGTTCCAGGCAGATCCCGAACAGAGTCTGGTCAGCATCGTAATTGCAGCGCGGAACAATGGACCATTTCTGGCAGAAGCAATTGAGTCTGCATTAAATCAAAGTGTGGATTGTGAAGTCATCTATGTTGACGACTGCAGTTTTGACAACTCCCTCATAATTGCCGGTCAATACCAGGATCGGGGGCTACAGGTGATTCGCTCGCAGTTTCACCGGGGGGTTTGTGAAGCACGGAATCGCGGTGCCTCATTTGCCAAAGGAGATTATCTGTTATTCCTGGACGGTGATGACGTTCTGCAGGCAGACTATGTCCAGAAGCATCTGGACGCCATCACTCCCGAGACTCCCTTCATATATGGTTCTGCCGAAGCTTTTGGCGCTTTTACAACATTCTGGGATGCGCCCGAATGGGACGACGGACGCCTGTGGTTACGAAATTTTGTGAACACCTCTGCTTTGTGGAATCGCCACGCGTTCGAAACCGCCGGCGGATGGCGTAACAAAATCAATACCATGTGGGACTGGGACCTGGCCCTCCGCGGTGCGCGCCTGGGTACACCAGCGAAAAGTCAGGCTGTGCTGCTCTACCGCCAACACCCCGGATCCTGGTCTGCCAACATTCAAACCAAAAAAGAGGAACGCCAGGAATCGATGCTCCCCCGTATAAGACAGATCTGCACCCGTCTCAGTGTAGGATCGATCATCAGCGGCCGCCTGGTCGACTACTTTCCCCAGTGGATGTCAGCGGTTGCTCAGGCGGTCAAACTGATCAATACACAGGAACCGGTTGAACTGGTTCTACTGGACAACTCCAATAACCCACGCACACTCGAACAAATCAGAAGAGAAGCCTACCGCTATCTCAATATTTTTGAGTCAATCAGAGTCGTGCCACATCCGGTTAAATATCACCACACGACTGAGCGTGACAGAAGAAACAAGGTGGCCCAGTTCATGGCCCATGCCTGCAATCGACTCAAGGCAGAAATGAAAGGTGAGATCCACTGGATCATTGAAGATGATATTCTGGTCCCCCTCGAAGCAGGAAAAGAGCTAACTGAAAATCTGATGACTGGCTGGGTCCCGCCGAATGCAGTCTCAGGCTGTTACCGCAGTCGGCATGTCGAGTCACAGTTTGTCGGCGGCTATTTTGATGAGGAACATGTTGTCAAAGCTTTTAAAGAACTGGGCGACAAAATCACGTCGGTCGACTATTGTGGTACAGGTTGCCTCATGTACTGGAAAGATCGCACGCCTAAATACTGGCGTAGCCACTACCGAGATTCGCCTGCCCATGACTGGGCCTGGTGCGCGCAGCTCAAGCGTGAAAATGGTGAAATATTGATGCTCCCCTCAGTGCACTGCGGACACGTTCAGACGCCGGAGAACATTCTCTATTGA
- a CDS encoding GntR family transcriptional regulator — translation MNDLQLVRGLGEQIVERLREDIFAGRIAEGERLRETELARRFSVSRGPIREAIQQLTWEGVLETDRNRGAMVATSAPDEITELIIPLRCTIEKYAVRLFFDQLTAEDFQVWENILLKMKQACEARDFALISEHDIAFHRSLVTSSQSPDLLAIWSAIVSRVRRHFREAHLNYKNPLQIYEEHLPIIEAFKNQSLTEALQIIENHIE, via the coding sequence ATGAATGATTTACAGTTAGTCAGAGGTCTCGGCGAGCAGATCGTTGAGCGACTCAGAGAAGACATCTTTGCTGGTAGAATCGCGGAGGGGGAACGACTGCGGGAAACCGAACTCGCCAGACGGTTTTCAGTCAGTCGCGGTCCGATTCGTGAAGCCATTCAACAGTTAACCTGGGAAGGTGTTCTGGAAACGGACCGCAACAGGGGAGCGATGGTGGCAACGTCTGCACCTGATGAAATTACCGAACTCATTATTCCACTCCGCTGCACGATCGAAAAATATGCCGTCCGACTGTTCTTTGATCAGCTCACAGCGGAAGATTTTCAGGTCTGGGAAAACATCCTGCTGAAGATGAAGCAGGCATGCGAAGCCCGCGATTTCGCCCTGATTTCAGAGCATGACATCGCATTTCACCGCTCCCTGGTAACAAGCTCACAGTCCCCAGACCTGTTGGCAATCTGGTCTGCCATCGTTTCACGAGTTAGACGGCATTTTCGCGAAGCACATTTGAACTACAAGAATCCATTACAGATCTACGAAGAGCATCTGCCGATCATCGAAGCATTCAAAAACCAGAGCCTGACAGAGGCGCTGCAAATCATCGAAAATCATATTGAGTAG
- a CDS encoding PSD1 and planctomycete cytochrome C domain-containing protein, which produces MMKQSPKLPHFILLICLSLLSVFANESRAESEKQQQVERVRFFEEHVRPLLLKHCIDCHGPKKQFAELRLDSRENLLKGGESGPAIVVNQPDDSLLISAVKRESLEMPPDQTLSSDEIKVLTTWIEQGAVWPDSARLADTKSVDFSRHWSFQPIQNPPRPVVKNISWPQNDIDYFILARLEAEQLSPSPPAAPATLLRRMHWDLTGLLPTYSEIETFTNSFSPAVSQATVDKLLDSPHYGERWGRHWLDLARYADTKGYVFFEKPTFHNAFTYRDYVIESFNQDKPFNQFVLEQLAADYLTDELPHETLAALGFITVGPRFKNDTHDIISDRIDVVTRGFLGLTVGCARCHDHKYDPISIEDYYSLYGVFRNSLQPIDLPFRDQDSLSPQLAEQAQKIQQTAQELNQLYQQKHQKVLEDTHQRLAEYLTVAQSQRNGPDTVKFDVIVDGDDLNPEVLLLWQEFLDLSEKNEDPVFSLWHKLAKLPATNFQPQALKLLQHSVQNQKTSPTEHLIADHLLKQHPQTFDDVIRGYASLFKQIDQAWDTRIVTAARPGQQKTSQPFPEAKTDVLKAFYSPHSPLVMPLHGYTVLRLFPDRKQQQKVKELNDALDQARAAAPAELAQMLALQDAKQIIEPRVFKRGNPGMPAQAISRRYLQFFDQVSAEPFTEGSGRLELAQAIISPENPLTARVIVNRVWQHHFGQGLVSTPSDFGIQGAKPSHPELLDHLARWFMQHDWSIKQLHRYIMSSATYQQQSRSNVAGEKRDPANKLLWRMNRRRQDFETMRDTLLQVSHQLNLTVGGKSVRGIAATANKRRTLYTFIDRQNVPGLLRTFDFPSPDVSSGARNSTSVPGQSLFLMNHPLVLNAARILGEQAHKSPDSQAGIRQLFQSILQREPTPDELQAMQQFLESDQVESPPAPVIAEWEYGYGAYDEKTETLSNFKSLPFWNGKQYQGGNKLPDPKIGWVFLDNTGGHPGNDMRHVAVIRWRAPETMTVSLHGKLSHELPQGNGVRGRVLIAGKKVLGPWTLHQKSVDTNLEKIQLKQGQTIDFVVDIAGQLGFDSFVWSPEIKTQSLALTAASGEKTEQTPARQWNYSRDFRKPEPVRISPWQSLAQILLLSNEFQFID; this is translated from the coding sequence ATGATGAAACAATCTCCGAAATTGCCGCACTTCATACTGTTGATCTGCCTGTCTCTGCTCAGTGTCTTTGCGAACGAAAGTCGTGCAGAATCGGAGAAACAGCAACAGGTGGAGCGGGTTCGATTTTTTGAAGAACATGTACGGCCCCTGCTCCTCAAACATTGCATCGATTGCCATGGCCCCAAAAAACAATTTGCAGAACTCCGCCTCGATTCGCGTGAGAATCTGCTCAAAGGAGGGGAAAGTGGTCCGGCAATCGTCGTAAATCAACCTGATGACAGTCTGCTGATTTCCGCCGTCAAACGGGAATCATTGGAGATGCCCCCCGATCAAACACTCTCTTCTGATGAAATCAAAGTTCTCACAACGTGGATTGAACAGGGAGCAGTCTGGCCTGATTCCGCCAGGCTGGCTGACACGAAATCAGTCGATTTCTCCCGGCACTGGTCCTTTCAACCCATTCAGAACCCGCCACGACCTGTCGTCAAGAATATCAGTTGGCCTCAGAACGACATCGATTATTTCATCCTTGCCCGGCTCGAAGCAGAACAGCTCTCCCCCTCCCCCCCAGCCGCTCCCGCTACTCTCCTCAGACGCATGCACTGGGATCTGACAGGTCTGCTCCCCACTTACAGTGAGATCGAAACTTTTACCAATTCCTTCAGCCCCGCAGTATCTCAGGCCACAGTAGACAAATTACTGGACTCTCCCCATTACGGCGAACGCTGGGGCAGACACTGGCTCGACCTCGCCCGCTATGCAGACACCAAAGGTTACGTCTTTTTTGAAAAGCCCACCTTTCACAATGCATTCACCTACCGTGACTATGTCATCGAGAGCTTCAACCAGGATAAGCCGTTCAACCAGTTTGTCCTCGAACAACTGGCGGCAGACTATCTGACCGATGAGTTACCCCACGAAACTTTAGCGGCCCTCGGTTTCATCACCGTTGGCCCCCGCTTCAAAAATGATACCCACGATATTATTTCAGACCGCATTGACGTCGTCACCCGCGGATTTCTCGGTTTAACCGTCGGCTGTGCACGCTGTCACGATCATAAATATGACCCCATCAGCATCGAAGACTATTACTCGCTCTATGGGGTCTTTCGAAATTCGCTACAGCCCATTGATCTCCCCTTCCGCGATCAGGATTCTCTCTCTCCTCAACTGGCCGAACAGGCGCAGAAGATTCAGCAGACAGCTCAGGAACTGAATCAGCTCTATCAGCAGAAACATCAGAAAGTTCTCGAGGACACGCATCAGCGACTTGCCGAATATCTGACCGTGGCCCAGTCCCAGAGAAACGGTCCGGACACCGTCAAATTTGATGTGATCGTCGACGGCGATGACCTCAATCCCGAAGTCCTGCTGCTCTGGCAGGAATTCCTGGACCTTTCCGAGAAAAATGAGGATCCCGTATTCTCGCTCTGGCACAAACTCGCAAAACTTCCTGCCACCAACTTTCAGCCTCAAGCCCTCAAGTTGCTGCAGCACTCAGTCCAGAACCAGAAAACGAGCCCAACGGAACACCTGATCGCAGACCATTTGCTGAAACAGCATCCGCAGACATTCGATGACGTCATTCGCGGCTATGCAAGTCTGTTCAAACAGATTGACCAGGCATGGGACACACGAATCGTGACGGCTGCCAGACCAGGGCAACAGAAAACCTCCCAGCCGTTTCCTGAAGCTAAAACAGACGTTTTGAAGGCCTTTTACAGCCCGCACTCCCCGCTGGTCATGCCCCTGCACGGCTACACGGTGCTGCGACTCTTCCCGGATCGAAAACAACAGCAGAAAGTCAAAGAACTGAACGACGCCCTCGATCAGGCCCGCGCTGCAGCGCCCGCGGAACTCGCTCAGATGCTGGCACTCCAGGATGCGAAACAGATCATCGAACCCCGCGTCTTCAAACGCGGCAACCCCGGCATGCCGGCCCAGGCAATCTCCCGCCGTTATCTGCAGTTCTTTGATCAGGTCTCAGCAGAGCCTTTCACTGAAGGCAGCGGGAGACTCGAACTGGCACAGGCCATTATTTCGCCTGAGAATCCACTGACTGCCCGCGTGATCGTCAATCGTGTCTGGCAGCATCATTTCGGCCAGGGGCTCGTCTCCACCCCCAGTGATTTCGGTATTCAGGGCGCTAAACCCAGCCACCCCGAATTGCTCGATCATCTGGCCCGCTGGTTCATGCAGCACGACTGGTCTATCAAACAACTTCACCGCTATATCATGTCCTCCGCCACGTATCAGCAGCAGAGCCGCTCCAACGTTGCCGGCGAGAAACGAGATCCCGCCAACAAACTTCTCTGGCGCATGAATCGCAGACGGCAGGATTTCGAAACGATGCGCGATACCCTGCTGCAGGTCAGCCACCAGCTCAATCTGACAGTGGGAGGCAAATCCGTCCGAGGCATCGCAGCCACTGCCAACAAACGCAGAACCTTATATACGTTCATCGATCGTCAGAACGTTCCCGGACTGCTGCGTACGTTTGACTTCCCTTCACCAGATGTCAGCAGCGGTGCGCGGAATTCCACCTCGGTTCCCGGGCAGTCCCTGTTCCTCATGAACCATCCCCTCGTATTGAATGCCGCCCGCATTCTGGGAGAACAGGCACACAAGTCACCAGATTCCCAGGCAGGCATCCGGCAATTATTTCAGTCAATTCTGCAACGTGAGCCAACTCCAGATGAATTACAGGCAATGCAGCAATTCCTGGAATCAGACCAGGTCGAATCTCCGCCGGCACCTGTAATCGCAGAATGGGAATACGGCTACGGAGCCTACGACGAAAAAACAGAGACCCTGTCCAATTTCAAATCACTGCCCTTTTGGAACGGAAAACAGTACCAGGGCGGGAACAAGCTCCCCGATCCCAAAATCGGCTGGGTCTTCCTCGACAACACCGGAGGCCATCCCGGGAATGACATGCGACATGTCGCCGTCATCCGCTGGCGAGCCCCCGAGACAATGACTGTCTCCCTGCACGGCAAACTGTCCCATGAACTCCCCCAGGGTAATGGGGTCCGGGGTCGCGTGCTCATCGCGGGTAAGAAAGTCCTCGGTCCCTGGACACTCCACCAGAAATCGGTCGACACCAACCTTGAGAAGATCCAGCTCAAACAAGGTCAGACTATCGATTTCGTGGTCGACATCGCCGGACAGCTCGGCTTCGACTCCTTTGTCTGGTCTCCCGAAATCAAAACACAATCACTGGCGCTCACGGCTGCCTCCGGTGAAAAAACAGAGCAGACACCAGCACGCCAGTGGAACTACTCCCGGGATTTCAGAAAACCGGAACCGGTCCGGATTAGCCCCTGGCAAAGCCTGGCACAGATTCTTCTGTTATCCAACGAATTTCAGTTTATCGATTAA